The genome window ACATAAACATGTGATAGTAAACGCAGAATACATAACCGATGTAAATTATATACAAACTCATTCACTTATGGTAAGTTTTCACTAATTTCAATTCCCATACGGTCGTATAATGAAACGGCCATATGTGAATGCGTTTTTGCGTTTTTGCTGACTTTCAGATTAATCTTAGCATCAATTTAAACAGGACATATTCATCTTTACAATTTGCAAACCAGATACCGCGTTCGGACAACGCTTATGCCCTGGTGGAAGCCTTTTCAGCATCCACGCATCGGcccatttagtttaaacctatttattttagctcgatttcatcGAAAACCTAAGGCTTAATGAACGCTCTCGATTCAGTTTCCTGTGGCTAAGAATCGGTGCTTGGTGTCCATGGGGGAAACATTTATAAacgacaaaaaaatatatttattcgaTGTCtatgtataagtatatatatgttaACCCATCTGTGTTGGAGTATTACCAATTACTGACTTTATCCAAAAGAAACGAACTTGTcaagttgtgtaaatatataaagaagcATTTGTACTTCGCAATTCATTGATCAATAATACCATTTAACCGGTATCACTTACAAATCTTTCTgtcattatatgtttaaaaagtttaaaatatgcattttcttcatttgtatATGTTTCATTTGTATCTAacttaaatgtattgaaaacgttacattatataaatattacatgtctgacagggtgacagtaaatttgtaaacttgaggaaatactgtcaaccgaggcgaacaAATTTACtatcaccctgtcagacatgtaatatttattaaattatacagAAAACTCTATTcatacatgaacaatttatatgaaccatgaacaattttaatattcaattattgtattaaattttaGCATCTGTTTACAACGGAAAATAAAaatgcgtactgcgcatgcgcgaatgggacagtatatttTGATAACATTCCGCATGgcattgctaaggtagcgggcgacagtattttgtGTAGGGGGCGACCGTATTTTTTTAACAGTGAATTTTTTCTTGCTGGGTCTTACAGTAtatctatgtcacgatggcctatgggagtttagcattgtgaatacaAGTTAGGTATAAAACAACTTCTATGCTGTATTTATAAAGACGGTGTACGTAtgtataagtttaaataaaatatctgttttgttctgttctgtttcttgGTGTCGTGTTATTGTGTCTGGTGGCAAAACAGTATTGTTATAATTCATATTGTTTGTGTACTTGTctgcaatcttgaaataaaatgtttcgcTGACATTTGAAATTTGATTTGTAATTGCCACTTGACTTTATGAGAACCTTTTTGCTaggaaacaaatattaaaatattgacatTTGCAAATGGACGTCCAGATTTCATCTTTAACAAGTTCAATACCAgttaaacaacatgtttaatgtttaatatgataATATTCAGTATATTTATCAATTCAAATTATGGTGTATGAAAATAGCCTTGACATACGGGTTTATAGTGTTTAATGTGTGTTTGTTATAACACAGACAAAACGTTCAAAAAATATGTTGTTCGCACactgtaaaatattgtttattcgTGGGACAATTATTTTCGTGGAATTTTAGATCAACGACTTTACCATAAACGTGGGAAAATGATCATTGAAAacttaatatttgttaacaatataAGAAAAACACGAAAATACGTGTCCACGAAAAAGTATATAGTTAtggggttatatatatatatgtgggtcttgctctttgaaaagggggtttaatacatgtgcttaaaatgtcgcCCAGATTagccgcttttatgatatttttcgtttaaagaaagtctcttcttagcaaatactagtttaggcagaaagtgttgtccatgattaacctgtgcggactgcacaggctaatctaggacgacgatttacgcacatgcattataccctaGTTCACAGAGTGTTGCTCATATATAGGATTTTATAGATTATTTACGCCTTGCAACTAATCAAACATAATATTTCAGCTCCAAAATGGCTCACATaatcttttgaaataaatttaggaTACGTTACATAAGGTTTTTCTTTTGACAAATCGCGTTGTTCATCTTATATGGTATAAGTCGATAAAACAGATTTCTAAACATGTAAAGAACGTGAGTGCTTTAATTTCCCGATCGCTCATGCGCGCGTGCAATAACAGTAGTTTTCGCGCTGCATGCATAAGAGGCAAAGCTTACGTGCGGTGATCATTAAGCTGAATAACGTCTGGAAGTCCTtgtcttttatttattatattataaatgtctGTATGACGATTATTAATGCGTACACTTCAGATAAGCAGATTAACATTTTATTACATAAAACTGACCATAAGATATTCTGCAACGAAATATGCTCTTTAAATGTCTGCAGCTGACAATAAATCTAAAACATTGTCACATGACTTTAGCAGCCACATCCTCTCAGACGCCACTCTGACCACTTGCCTTGACTTGCTACCACATCTGGGACCAATGCACACGGGTTGGACCGTACACGAATCTTGCTAAAAGTCTCTAGGCACTTATATGATCGGGAAAACTCATATTTATGAAAATCTTCACAAGAATAGTTCAATAGCTCAATACTTCAAGTCTtatcaaatatataaacatttgtttctttgttttataTGCCAATTGATTTATTTGTCAGATAAACGCCTTCAAATGGGGAAAACggtttttaaaacttatttatagAAGATGGAAATGAAGTCGTGGGAAAAaactgattatttttttttataattgattatctTGTATCGCTCTACgcacttataaataaataatatgacaCTGGATATTCATTTAATTTCaccttatatttatttaatggcTCTTGATATGTATTTAATGGCACTTGATATTCAATAAATGGCATGGTATATTCATTTATTGGCAttgaatattcatttaatatttcaggatatttatttaattgaactaAAGATTCATTTAATGGCTCTGGATATTCAATTTATGGCACCGGATATTCCTTTAATGGCACTGGATATTCATTTAATGGCTCGGGATAATCATAAAATGGCTATGAATATATAATTCGTGGCACCGGATATTCATGTAATGgatattatattcatttatttgttttggaCATTAATTTAATGGCACTGCTTATTCATTTAATGGCTCTGGATATTCATTTTATGGCTAAGCATATTCAATGGATGGCACCGGATATACATGTAATGGATATTCATTCAATTGTTCTGGATCTTTATTTAATGGCACCGGATATTAATAAAATGACACTGGACACCAATATGGCAAAGAAACACAACATACAAAAGTTACAATCGATTTATTTAACACGGGCTTACTTTTTTTGCATACATTTCTGAACGTTTGGTAAAGTCTGTTTTATTATACATACAATTACGTAAACGCATTTCAACAATGCAAGTCGAGTACTATGAATACTTGGCTAAAAGCATACGCATAaattttcgtcccagattagcctgtgcagtccacaaaggctaattagggacgacattttccgctttgattgtatttttatatttaaggaAGTCTCATATAAACACACATTCAGCAATCATATTTAgttatttgttgatttttgtagtgtaacaaacaataaatattatagtGTTGATGACAGCAAATAAACAACGCTCGTGGGGTTCTAACGTAACGGAATAAAACGTGACGACTTAAATCAAAATGACTAAAGGTTCAAATCATGCATAATTGGTATAACTGATACCGTTAACATGGACAAACGATCGTCAAATCTATGATACGTTATCGAGCAATCTGTTCATAGCAATAAAAACCCATAGCACTGTGATCGGTATCCTAAGTATAATATCGGTAAGCTGTGTTGCGCTGGATGATGACGTCATCGACGAATTATCAGAGGTCAAGGCCGAGCAATAAAACGGAACTTTTGAAGTGCTGCCTAAGTAGGTTATTGTGTCGTGAGCTTTTGCTGgaaaagaacaaaaaagtaaaccAATCGGCTGCGTTACATTTCGCCAAATTGGGGCAAAATGacaccatgtgccttctaatttcaatggcgcatagtacctttttgcaccaataggcAGCGTTACATCTAAACTTACAGATTTTAGCCGCTCCACGaactaaatataaacacatcCGCAAATGACCGACGCACATTTCCTCAGATTTTTTCACCAATATCAGAAATCCACAAATGCATGTGTCCACGAAAAAGTCATGTTTTGAAAATCCACGAGAACCaccacaacaataacaacaacaacaacaccaatgtTTGCGTCTTAATGGCATTAATCATACATAATTACCTGCATGTATTATTTCACAGTGGAAACATGGATTGATAAAATTCATATTTAGTCTACGTTACATGGATTGATAAAATTCATATTTAGTCTACGTTAACCAAACAATCTTACCCGTAACGCACACGGACGAATATTTTTCTGAACACTTGTCCTTCTTCACCAGTCCGTCCATGTCGAGCAAGTAGCATAGGGGTGTATTGATGGGCGCTGAAAAAGACGGTTGTTGCAGagcctcgttctaggaaaactggccttaatgcatgggagtacagtgtcgtcccagattggcctgtgcagtccgcagaggataatcagggacgatactttccacttcACTTGATTTCCGGTTTGAAGATAacccctttaaacgaaaaaatcaataaaagcggaaaatgccgtccctgataagtctctacggactgcaaggctaatctgcgattatgcccagttttcccagaacaaggcccaGATGTTTGTGATAATACGCATTACTTTACACGaatattatgtttttatgttatcatattttcatatttgtcCTATTGTTACCATACCTCTAATTTTAGCACAAGGATTCGTTTCACCATATTGTTATATTGTATCATACTATTCTAAAACAAATAACTGATCACATACTTACAAGaatgaaaatgttatttatcaaaGAATCAAAACAAATTAGTGTAAGATAGACATCTATCGAAATTCAAATCATTTTTACAATTCCTTGACAAGTTTTGAAAAGCATCTATTATTACATTTTACACTACATTTGCTGTTAAAACATCTTTTATAAACATTTCATGGGTgagatattttaattttaaaagtttcCGAAACCAAAATCAGCCTTTAAGGCACCGTTATTAAATAAGCGAATATTGGAATATCCTTATTATTAATGTTACGTTAATTTTCGTTGTCGTATCCACGACTTTAAGACAAACACCTTGGCAAGTTATCAGGGCAAATTATCGTTCCTTTCTCAAAAAAAATCTACGAATTTAAGTGTTCACGAAAAAGTTTTTTTGAATAACACAGTTAAACACCGAAGAAAATGAATGATTTTTCGGTGTTAAAAATTTCCACACCTTCGATGTCAAATTTTTGGACCCAGAAAGGAACCTGAATGATGTCTGCAGAAATCTGAAAGTCGTTCAGGTCATTAGGACTTATTTTAGGAAAGGAAAAATTGCTCTTTGATAGAAGTTGTGCGCACTGAGATTTCGCCGTTTCCAGGACAAACAAACCGGTTTCAAACGAACTTGTATCTGAAATTGAGATCAAGATAGGCATATGGGAAGACCACCTACAAACGTAATCAGAAACATATGTGATGCATGTATTCATAATTTCAGATCAAATGTATGGGTGTATCAACATGTTACCATATAGACGTATGAATTGAAGTTCTGGATAATCTGGATAACAGTGGGTGTTATGTTTGttaagaattgaaaatgatatgaATTAATATTGTGTGCCACCGTTAAGTTTCCATTTACATGGAAATACTGTTTAAGAGTAAATAGTCATAGCAAATCTATATATATGCACAGTCTGAATACCTGATTATATGATGTAACACAAACACTTATCACTATAACATACGTATTGATAATTAATTTACCATTCATACATCTCGTTCGGGCTTCCTTGTGAGTCTCGAGTTGTGATATTGTGAAAGTTCGTTCTGCAACATAAATCGGGGTTATTGGAATACTGTAAAATCGTTTTGTATTCGACGGCATGACATTTCGTGTTTGATCTTTAGTGAATTCGTGCATTTTTATTTTCGCcaaaaacttaaaacaaacaaaaacgacAAACAACTAATTATTCGTTGATATCTGAAATTCGTGGATCGATCAATCAACGAAATTAACATAAAGTCTTGCCGCATAATTACTACTGGTTTTTGGATAATTATATAGCTAAAGAGCAGCACTAAGTTTTGTTGAATTGTGTAAAACTTGATAATAGTATATGCAaacattcttaaatatttaatgtgcGTTTATACcatgtgtttttgttgctttttgtgaTCTTTTATCTATAATATTATAGAAGGGTAATATAGAGTTTAACTTGAtacatataattgttttaatcTTCTCAAATATGAGTATTTCTATAGTTAAGGTAGCATACATATACATACTCAGAATCAACGAATGTTTCGCAAAATGTTTCGTAAAacaaagttaacccataaaacaaccagtgtttcttatagcaaaagccaaaatttcaatgctagatacTGTacggtaacatagatttaacaagatacaaaacgctcgtttttttttaaattttttaggaacaatttattctatttttatttcCCGCGACCATATCTATtcctacgacacacgaacactaacttggcacgtgaacatgtgttgaatatatagTCCCAGAAAAAAAACCAGAgcaatttgtattttgttaaatctatgttaccagacactatctagcattgaaatttaggtactgctataaggaacattgattgtgtatgtgttaactttattttactgaatattgtacgaaatattcctTGATATGAGTGTTAATGGGCGTTTAAtggttatttttgtatttgagtgccgttgttttgaaaattatttatttacgtGTACTAAGGCCTGTGAGTAGATCGACTTCAACGCCGTAGAGCCAAACGGGATATGTGGTATTCAGGTCAGGACGGCCGCGATCCATCCACATCGGCCAGCTGAGCATGGTCTGGTTGTTACGATGACATGCCATGTGCCAGCTATACCAGTCTCTTAATACGTCGGCGTCGGGTGCTATTAAAGAAGAATACAAATTCAAATAAGACAGCGATTAATATGGCCcaattggttattgtcggctcgggtactatgtTTCTCAATTCTAGCAACACATGCCAAGTACCTGGGTAAGGTTTCTCAATTCTGGCAACAAATGCCAAGTACCTGGGTATGGTTACTCAGTTTCAGCAACACATGCCAAGTACTTGGGTATGGTTTCTCTCAATTCCAGCAACAGTTTCTCAATTTCAGTAACACATTACACGTACCCGGGTATGGTTTCTAAAAACTTAAAGGCCATTTGCGCTAACAACTTAATTAGCTTTATCAAGTTATTTGTGTGCCTTAATTGTTCCCCTTTTTACTATGTTTgcaaattgtaaacaaatgtgtACGCTCGAATAATTTGCATATGTTTGATAATATAATTTGCCAACGCAAATACCTCATTTGTTTTAGCAAAGAATCAGAAATAAACGAGTGTACgattttatgaaacaaaattttaCTTACTACGAAATTTTATGCCGAcatatatacatgattttacagaaataaaacatCAGAACTTCACTTGCCTGCTTGTCCGACCAACAGTGACAGGAACACTAACATCTTGGAAGAATTCCTGAACGTCGTCATGTTACACGTAATTCTGAGCATCATTTCAAGCCCGCATATTACTGTTCCGTTTCTTTATCACATATGGATCAGATCAAGTGTGTGTCGTTACAATAAGTAACCTAATTTTGTGTGTATACCTGCTGTGTTGTTTTTGTGTTAGGTATTGTATTCCGTTTGGAGAAAGTGTCTTGTCTCATATAAACGTATTGCACATAAATATTCCGATTTGTGCAACATCTATTTAAATCTCCagaatgaatttcatttcaacaaaaatgACTTCAATTATTCTTCTTGCACCGTTAATTTGTGAAATAGTCACTCGTTAAGGAGATTCTCTGCACTTGTAAAGGATGTCGCAATAAGTAAATTATTGAAACAAGCAAGAACATATGTTGTTCGTGAAAATCGCAATAAAATCGCATTACTAGAAACAATGTTAAGATGAAAATGACCTGTTCCTTTAAATAACTTCCTTGTAGCATTGTGAGCATTTTCATTAGACTTTAAAGCCGCATATGGCGCCGATTCTATGGTATAAAACTTGGATGCCACATAAGgactaattaaaacaattacaacaCGATACAATGACTTTCTTATCAACACACTAAAAGCACTTGAATGCCGGCATTTTCCTCTATTATACGGAAGTTAATTGTATATAAAAGTTTGAAGTCAATAAATGCCCCATGGCGTGCACGacaatgtttgttaaagataaacTGTAATCGAGTTTACTTGTCTCAACCGcagcgcagagatttgacgggcaCCAGCAtaggatcaaatccctgccttcatggCCAACCACATGGAGATAGCCTAGCCGCGTGATACAACAATTTTaactttgttatttttacattttttacgtTAGGTAAAATTGTTTTTATACTGAACCTAAACCTAttcacttttttcaaaatgtaGAAGACAGTTATACtcctttttataatataatactcaAACCATTAAAGCAGACtcgtaccaaatttggtaggattttcttgtgattgtGTGAAAGCAAGGAACGACATCTCTGTGTGGAGATTGTACGTGTATGTGTCTTAAATGATCCGTTTCATGTTCATTTAACGCTAATTGGGAAGTTCAGCTCAGAGGAAAGGTGGCGAATAATGTACACAAACTGTTTGATAGAGTTAAATTTCATTATCTTATCAGAAATGCATTTGGCGACAGAATATAGCAGCGATGCCCAACAGAGAATTGTTATTTCAAATTCGTCATGGTCAAATTCCTACACACCGTCATAACCTAAGAAGGGGACATCCGACTGTATTCACTGCGTATTGGGATTAAATGTAGACTCATGTTGGTTGGATGCAATGTTAGCGAGTGTATTAAAATACTTCTAACAATAAGTATACGACCAAAACTTACGAATCGTACGTAAGATCACGTTAAGAGCTGTTGATAGACCGGCCTCCTGGATAGTAAAACGCGCGCATACGAAAGTTATAAACTGCACCTACCCACAAATCACGCTTTAAAAAATCATTACTATTGTTTTCTCGAGCCCATGTTGATACTCGCGCACGCAGCGATAATTTACCATTAACCATCTGAATTGTTAAAAAAGTGGTCATCTTCTTGTCGCAATCTGTAAAAACATCGCTTCTAAATAGTGTTTTGCCGGTTCGGATGCGTGTAGTGTCAATTGcatcaaaatgaaatttatttgtaAAAGAAACACATAATGCTGATTTAAAGGAATAAATGCTATTAAAAATCTCAGACCAAGCGTCGATCATCGGAATGGTGCCAATAAATGAGCATCGCTgtgggaaaaccgggtttaatgcatgttcgtatagTGTCGACCCGATGAGACTGTGCAGTCTTACAAACAAGTTATATGTGAAATACTAAACTAGTTTCACTTGGCGCCGATATAATGGTCTTAAGACGTTTCAAGATAGTTCATAATTTCGTGTTGCTACAATGGGGAAACAATTACATGCAAGTTGTTCATACCTCTGGAACTTCCTCAAGTATTGTATGAGATTAAATGCAGTCTaagtataatataatatgatcaatattttttcatttgcGCCTCGTtttgtgaaaacggggcttaattcatatgcgtTAAATGTCGTTTTGATAAGTCAAGTTCAAGCAGGAACGACACGTTCCGCCAAAAATGGATTTTCGCcaagatgagacttcctttaaagaaacaaaaacataaaaataaagagGCAAGAGTTACCATAAGAGGACACTTTAAGCCCACGCattaagtcattttgttttatttcagagtttattAACAGGTCCCAGTGTGATAAACTTTTCATGCGTGTGTATTTTATATGTGAAATAATACCACATGCATGTTTGATATAAACGGTAATAACACCGTTGCGTAGTGGACATGGTGTCTGCCTACCGACCAGCGaagtcatgggttcaatccctaTTGAGGGAGCGTGCTTAAGATCTCCCCAATTGACACCCAACACTGGTTCTTGTCCCAGataacggactcgatagcgtttcaaataagccttaggctttctatgcaatcgtcCTAAAATAAACAGGTTTTAACTTAACGGTAATAACACAATTCCGCCAAATTttcgtatattttatatataaaaggcATTTGTCTCATACGATATATCGAGTATTATATGTGAGCCGTGATTCATTATAAATATGAGCATCACTACTGGGTCTAAATGCATCTAAATGCATGTTCTTCTTTAAAATCTCATAagcactcaaaatcaacaaataattcGTAAACtatttcgtcaaataaagttaacccatacaaaacaGAGTTACTTAAAGCATAAGCCAatatttcaatgctagatgtggtatggtaacataaatttaacgaGAAACAAAATGCTAAATGTTTTGTGTCAACACAATTCTCATGTGAATTTCCctcgacgatatccgaacatttacgagcgaacgcgagattcgCTTCGGGAAACTCATGAGAACTACATGAGAAGACAattgctcgtaaatgtttggaaaATTAAAGAGTATCTTGTAAGCGTGTCCTGTAAGAAAATTAGTACATGTTTAATAAACAGTTGCGATATTAGATGCAATGATTTATTCCTTTCAAATATACATTATTAAGCAcaggtatttgaaaaaaaaattggtccttacatatataataagagtaaaggtatccaacgatgatttcacaagtgtattgaataacacaatgcaacagcataaacgatcaaacaatccacacatatgtcgttgtggttgccagcaggaagggtctatctatgataaaacaccttttatttgatgaaaatcgtccaagtgtgtccaaaacagccaaaagtttcacaaatagcaccccaaaatgaaagtgtgtaattccggacgtccagctgtcagtaatgaatgaaggcgattttcggtcgattattcacacttaaacaagaactttgctataaactccacgTACGTTTGTCATTTACTCAGTTTGCCATCGAACTACGTCGTTCTTAGGTAACGGCACaacaaaaatactcagaaaaagtagaaaatacaccaaatattatattttatgttcaaactgaATCCATTTTATTGATGGAACGCGGTAAATTTTTATCTTGTtatcgattggttgaataagtcgtaaattatagaacaagtttaccatttttattttcaaccaaTGGAAACGTCTTCTGTCCGTAACACCGATTTCTGCCTCAAAATGATGGTCGTGAAAGTGAAAGCACACTAAATGTGTTGATTCTTCTGAATTTCCGACTTTTTGCCGTTCAACTGGGACTTAAGAACGCCGTAGTTCGAAGACAAACttagtaaatgaaaaacattCGTGGACTTTATAGCCATgttcttattttattgtgaaaaatcgaccgaaaatcgccttcattcat of Dreissena polymorpha isolate Duluth1 chromosome 15, UMN_Dpol_1.0, whole genome shotgun sequence contains these proteins:
- the LOC127861192 gene encoding uncharacterized protein LOC127861192 isoform X5: MMLRITCNMTTFRNSSKMLVFLSLLVGQAAPDADVLRDWYSWHMACHRNNQTMLSWPMWMDRGRPDLNTTYPVWLYGVEVDLLTGLSTQRTFTISQLETHKEARTRCMNDTSSFETGLFVLETAKSHAHQYTPMLLARHGRTGEEGQVFRKIFVRVRYGKSSRHNNLLRQHFKSSVLLLGLDL
- the LOC127861192 gene encoding uncharacterized protein LOC127861192 isoform X4, which codes for MMLRITCNMTTFRNSSKMLVFLSLLVGQAAPDADVLRDWYSWHMACHRNNQTMLSWPMWMDRGRPDLNTTYPVWLYGVEVDLLTGLSTQRTFTISQLETHKEARTRSPINTPLCYLLDMDGLVKKDKCSEKYSSVCVTAKAHDTITYLGSTSKVPFYCSALTSDNSSMTSSSSATQLTDIILRIPITVLWVFIAMNRLLDNVS
- the LOC127861192 gene encoding uncharacterized protein LOC127861192 isoform X2, whose amino-acid sequence is MMLRITCNMTTFRNSSKMLVFLSLLVGQAAPDADVLRDWYSWHMACHRNNQTMLSWPMWMDRGRPDLNTTYPVWLYGVEVDLLTGLSTQRTFTISQLETHKEARTRYTSSFETGLFVLETAKSQCAQLLSKSNFSFPKISPNDLNDFQISADIIQVPFWVQKFDIEAPINTPLCYLLDMDGLVKKDKCSEKYSSVCVTAKAHDTITYLGSTSKVPFYCSALTSDNSSMTSSSSATQLTDIILRIPITVLWVFIAMNRLLDNVS
- the LOC127861192 gene encoding uncharacterized protein LOC127861192 isoform X1, with the translated sequence MMLRITCNMTTFRNSSKMLVFLSLLVGQAAPDADVLRDWYSWHMACHRNNQTMLSWPMWMDRGRPDLNTTYPVWLYGVEVDLLTGLSTQRTFTISQLETHKEARTRCMNDTSSFETGLFVLETAKSQCAQLLSKSNFSFPKISPNDLNDFQISADIIQVPFWVQKFDIEAPINTPLCYLLDMDGLVKKDKCSEKYSSVCVTAKAHDTITYLGSTSKVPFYCSALTSDNSSMTSSSSATQLTDIILRIPITVLWVFIAMNRLLDNVS
- the LOC127861192 gene encoding uncharacterized protein LOC127861192 isoform X3 — translated: MMLRITCNMTTFRNSSKMLVFLSLLVGQAAPDADVLRDWYSWHMACHRNNQTMLSWPMWMDRGRPDLNTTYPVWLYGVEVDLLTGLSTQRTFTISQLETHKEARTRCMNAPINTPLCYLLDMDGLVKKDKCSEKYSSVCVTAKAHDTITYLGSTSKVPFYCSALTSDNSSMTSSSSATQLTDIILRIPITVLWVFIAMNRLLDNVS
- the LOC127861192 gene encoding uncharacterized protein LOC127861192 isoform X6; amino-acid sequence: MMLRITCNMTTFRNSSKMLVFLSLLVGQAAPDADVLRDWYSWHMACHRNNQTMLSWPMWMDRGRPDLNTTYPVWLYGVEVDLLTGLSTQRTFTISQLETHKEARTRYTSSFETGLFVLETAKSHAHQYTPMLLARHGRTGEEGQVFRKIFVRVRYGKSSRHNNLLRQHFKSSVLLLGLDL